One window of Pseudacidobacterium ailaaui genomic DNA carries:
- a CDS encoding glycosyltransferase family 4 protein, translating into MRIFINEFCGHPFQIQLSRELAKRGHEVEHVYFAGNTSTPKGAVATGSSVKNLNIHGLHIGRSFSKHSIRSRRAADIEYGNEVAKAVEKFRPDAVLSANMPLDGQKILLQASKRRNAKFVYWLQDVYSMAVRFVLARKLRLIAGVGGAYYESLEKKLLRQSDSVVCISDSFVDYVRNWGIDEKKIHLIENWSPLDEIKPMPKDNAWARENGVAEQFCFMYSGTLGMKHRPELLLALAQHLSSTGGARLIVNAAGAGADWLRENTKDLPPEVFRLQPFQPYERLSEVMSAADVLITLLDQDAGTFAVPSKTLSYLCAARPILMAAPAVNMAAKVIHKAHAGLVVSPDSSEEFVAAAQILMHDSEKRSSFGQNARSYAERNFNIESIADRFLHLIQA; encoded by the coding sequence ATGCGAATTTTTATCAATGAGTTTTGTGGCCATCCTTTTCAGATCCAACTGAGCCGGGAGCTAGCCAAGCGTGGTCATGAAGTAGAGCATGTTTATTTCGCCGGAAACACTTCAACTCCCAAAGGTGCTGTTGCAACAGGGTCTTCTGTCAAAAATCTGAACATCCATGGCCTGCATATTGGGCGCAGCTTCTCCAAGCACTCCATCCGCAGCCGTCGCGCCGCGGATATTGAATATGGAAACGAAGTGGCCAAGGCTGTTGAAAAGTTCCGTCCTGATGCCGTACTTTCCGCCAACATGCCGCTGGACGGACAGAAGATCCTTCTGCAGGCGAGCAAAAGGCGCAATGCAAAATTCGTCTACTGGCTGCAAGACGTCTACAGTATGGCAGTGCGCTTTGTTTTGGCAAGGAAACTGAGGCTCATTGCGGGAGTAGGCGGCGCCTACTACGAATCCCTGGAAAAAAAGCTGCTCCGTCAATCCGACTCGGTCGTATGTATTTCCGACAGTTTTGTGGATTACGTGCGGAACTGGGGAATCGACGAAAAGAAGATCCATCTCATCGAAAACTGGTCGCCTCTCGATGAGATTAAGCCTATGCCCAAAGACAACGCCTGGGCGCGGGAAAATGGGGTCGCAGAACAATTCTGCTTCATGTATTCCGGTACCCTGGGTATGAAGCACCGCCCTGAACTGCTTCTGGCTCTTGCCCAGCATCTGTCTTCGACCGGAGGGGCCCGCCTGATTGTAAATGCTGCGGGTGCCGGTGCAGACTGGCTTCGGGAAAACACAAAGGACCTGCCTCCCGAGGTCTTCCGCTTACAGCCGTTCCAACCTTATGAGCGACTGTCTGAGGTCATGAGCGCAGCTGATGTGCTCATCACACTTCTGGACCAGGATGCCGGTACCTTTGCCGTACCCTCTAAAACCCTTTCTTACCTGTGCGCGGCAAGGCCTATCCTGATGGCTGCACCGGCCGTCAATATGGCCGCTAAAGTCATTCATAAGGCCCACGCTGGGCTTGTAGTTTCCCCCGATTCAAGTGAAGAGTTTGTGGCAGCGGCCCAGATATTGATGCACGACTCTGAAAAGAGGTCTTCTTTTGGTCAAAATGCCCGCTCTTATGCTGAACGGAACTTTAATATCGAATCCATTGCCGACCGTTTTCTCCATCTCATCCAGGCTTGA
- a CDS encoding MoaD/ThiS family protein — MSVRVLLPNAFQKHTNGAKEIQSTAANLPALIEDIEAHFPALKTHLRDETGQVRRFINFYVNEEDIRFLGNEKYSFKDGDEVLVIPSIAGGCPDDCSARRPVLRCCSYCGQEDCTCY; from the coding sequence ATGTCCGTTAGAGTTTTGTTGCCCAATGCATTCCAAAAGCACACCAATGGCGCGAAGGAGATTCAATCCACCGCTGCAAACCTGCCTGCGCTGATTGAGGACATCGAAGCACATTTTCCCGCGCTTAAGACACACCTGCGCGATGAGACCGGACAAGTGCGCCGCTTCATCAACTTCTACGTCAACGAGGAAGATATCCGCTTCCTGGGCAACGAGAAGTATTCGTTTAAAGATGGCGACGAGGTACTCGTCATTCCTTCCATCGCCGGCGGCTGCCCGGACGATTGCTCTGCCCGGCGCCCTGTCCTGCGCTGCTGCTCCTATTGTGGTCAGGAAGACTGTACCTGTTATTGA
- a CDS encoding acyl-CoA thioesterase — translation MTELILPNDTNTLGNLLGGRLMHFIDLVGAMAAYRHSRTHVVTASMDHIDFIAPVHVGDLLILKSSLNRAFHTSMEVGVKVWVENTIAGTHRHVASAYLTFVAVDSQGRRVPVPQVQPETEEEKRRYEDAARRRELRQKELELKKAKRKAEVELPGSVRPGRV, via the coding sequence ATGACGGAACTGATTTTGCCGAATGACACAAATACTCTGGGCAATCTGCTGGGCGGACGCCTGATGCACTTCATTGATCTGGTGGGCGCCATGGCCGCTTACCGGCATTCACGGACACATGTGGTGACGGCTTCCATGGACCATATAGACTTTATTGCTCCGGTGCATGTGGGCGATCTACTGATTTTGAAGTCATCGCTGAATCGTGCTTTTCATACTTCCATGGAAGTGGGAGTGAAGGTCTGGGTGGAAAATACAATTGCCGGAACACACCGCCATGTGGCCTCAGCCTATCTCACATTCGTGGCTGTGGATTCACAAGGGCGTCGCGTGCCTGTTCCCCAGGTGCAGCCAGAAACAGAAGAAGAAAAGCGGCGCTATGAAGATGCTGCCCGCAGACGAGAGCTTCGCCAGAAGGAGCTGGAATTAAAAAAGGCCAAGAGAAAGGCCGAAGTGGAATTGCCGGGATCGGTGCGTCCAGGCAGGGTGTAA
- a CDS encoding sigma 54-interacting transcriptional regulator produces MATNSLPRTLGALRKSAEFAEDRIANRSVKHELRENLIARLRSGDPIFPGIIGYEDTVVPQIINAVLSRQNFILLGLRGQAKSRILRALTSLLDEQMPYIAGCEIRDNPYKPLCQRCRDLIAENGEDTPVDYLEREERYVEKLATPDVTVADLIGDLDPIKAARGGHHLASELTMHFGLLPRANRGIFAINELPDLAGKIQVALFNIMQEGDIQIKGYPVRLPLDVALVFSANPEDYTARGKIVTPLKDRIGSEIRTHYPETLEEGISITAQETWSERGLGRIEIAQYMREIVEQIAFTAREDKKVDKRSGVSQRLPISTMDLVISNAERRALLHKESLIMPRVGDIYAALPGITGKLELEYEGEMRGAETVVREILRASIAKIFDKYFSATNTQQIEQWFNLGGSLRFDDDQPSRSIAAELKQIQGLIEKLAPLGIHSKSDPEHLVAAAEFLLEGMYAHHRISRTEERAFIAAEKPQRSQSRMERDLEHEVEDWTQRRTRRGFN; encoded by the coding sequence ATGGCGACCAATTCCCTGCCCAGGACCCTCGGAGCCTTGCGCAAGAGCGCGGAATTCGCAGAAGACCGCATCGCAAACCGCAGCGTAAAGCATGAATTGCGTGAAAATCTCATCGCCCGTCTCCGGTCAGGCGATCCCATCTTTCCGGGAATTATCGGATATGAAGATACAGTCGTCCCGCAGATCATCAACGCCGTACTCTCACGCCAGAACTTCATTCTGCTAGGCTTGCGCGGTCAGGCCAAGAGCCGGATTTTACGGGCGCTTACTTCGCTTCTGGATGAACAGATGCCTTACATCGCCGGATGTGAGATCCGCGACAACCCCTATAAGCCGCTGTGTCAGCGATGCCGCGATCTCATTGCCGAAAACGGAGAAGACACACCGGTGGACTATCTGGAGCGTGAGGAGCGCTATGTCGAGAAACTGGCAACACCGGACGTGACTGTGGCGGACCTGATTGGTGACCTTGATCCGATCAAGGCTGCACGTGGCGGACACCATCTTGCCAGCGAACTCACGATGCACTTTGGTCTGCTGCCTCGCGCCAACCGGGGCATCTTCGCCATCAACGAGCTGCCCGACCTCGCAGGAAAAATCCAGGTGGCGCTGTTCAATATCATGCAGGAGGGCGACATCCAGATAAAGGGCTACCCCGTGCGTCTTCCCCTGGACGTTGCACTGGTCTTCAGCGCAAATCCGGAGGACTACACTGCTCGCGGAAAGATCGTCACACCGCTCAAAGACCGTATCGGCTCTGAGATCCGCACGCACTATCCTGAGACACTCGAAGAGGGCATCTCCATTACAGCCCAGGAAACATGGAGCGAGCGCGGCCTGGGCCGAATTGAGATTGCCCAGTACATGCGTGAAATCGTCGAGCAGATTGCTTTTACAGCGCGTGAAGACAAGAAGGTGGACAAACGCAGTGGCGTCAGTCAGCGTCTGCCGATTTCAACCATGGATCTGGTCATCTCCAATGCCGAACGACGGGCTTTGCTGCACAAGGAATCCCTCATCATGCCTCGCGTCGGGGACATCTACGCCGCCTTGCCAGGCATCACTGGAAAACTGGAACTTGAATACGAAGGCGAAATGCGCGGGGCCGAAACAGTCGTCCGCGAAATTCTTCGTGCATCCATCGCAAAAATCTTTGATAAATATTTTTCTGCGACCAACACGCAGCAGATTGAGCAGTGGTTCAATCTAGGAGGCTCCCTCAGGTTTGACGACGACCAGCCCTCCCGGTCCATTGCCGCTGAGCTAAAACAGATTCAGGGGCTCATAGAAAAGCTGGCGCCGCTTGGTATCCATTCCAAATCTGACCCGGAGCACCTGGTGGCCGCCGCTGAATTTCTTCTTGAAGGCATGTACGCTCATCACCGTATCAGCCGCACAGAAGAGCGGGCCTTTATCGCTGCGGAAAAACCACAGCGCAGCCAATCGCGGATGGAACGCGATCTGGAACACGAAGTAGAAGACTGGACCCAGCGCCGCACACGACGAGGATTCAATTAG
- a CDS encoding COX15/CtaA family protein, which produces MISSPVTNTVGKKESLKSASRYAWVVVAYNVAVILWGAIVRATGSGAGCGEHWPLCNGTVIQHSPRLDTLIELTHRMTSGIALLAMLVLLVWTFSVTARGHLARVAVSAAGILTLNEALLGALLVLLGKVAHDQSASRAVYLSLHLANTMLLIAALALTAHFLSRRIDPIRGRLRIDSLGTAVPGMLATLFVGVSGSLAALGDTLFPAASLRSAIAEDFSSRSAWLIRIRWLHPTLAVLAGGFICWLVFRSVQHRRNRRLAIVVVMLLAVQYVLGVADLTLLAPVWMQIVHLLGADLLWLTLVVLAARICVVPAEQ; this is translated from the coding sequence TTGATCTCCAGCCCGGTTACAAATACGGTAGGGAAGAAAGAATCCCTGAAGAGTGCGTCCCGCTATGCCTGGGTGGTAGTGGCGTACAATGTCGCTGTTATTTTGTGGGGTGCAATTGTCCGTGCAACTGGATCGGGTGCGGGCTGTGGCGAGCATTGGCCGCTGTGCAATGGCACCGTTATCCAGCATTCCCCACGCCTGGACACGCTCATTGAACTGACGCACCGCATGACCAGTGGAATTGCTTTATTGGCCATGCTGGTGCTGCTGGTATGGACGTTTTCCGTTACGGCAAGGGGCCACCTGGCACGTGTGGCCGTTAGTGCTGCTGGCATTCTTACCTTGAATGAGGCGCTGCTGGGTGCCTTGCTGGTCCTTCTTGGGAAAGTAGCGCACGACCAATCTGCCTCGCGAGCTGTCTATCTTTCCCTGCACCTTGCCAACACGATGCTTTTGATTGCTGCGCTGGCATTGACGGCACACTTTCTGTCGCGCCGCATCGACCCGATTCGGGGGCGTTTGCGCATTGATTCGCTGGGGACTGCCGTTCCGGGGATGCTGGCTACACTCTTTGTTGGTGTCAGTGGATCACTGGCAGCTTTGGGCGACACGCTTTTTCCGGCGGCCTCATTGCGTTCCGCCATCGCTGAGGACTTTTCTTCACGGAGTGCCTGGCTGATACGCATTCGCTGGCTTCATCCTACCCTTGCGGTGCTGGCAGGAGGCTTCATCTGCTGGCTGGTCTTCAGGAGTGTACAGCACAGGAGAAACCGGAGGCTGGCAATAGTTGTAGTGATGCTGCTTGCGGTGCAGTATGTTCTGGGGGTGGCGGACCTGACGCTGCTTGCTCCGGTATGGATGCAGATTGTCCACCTCCTGGGCGCCGACCTGTTATGGCTCACTCTGGTTGTGCTGGCAGCCCGCATCTGCGTGGTTCCAGCAGAGCAATAG
- a CDS encoding TlyA family RNA methyltransferase, with product MKMRLDKLLVERNLAPTRERAQAMILAGRVLVNEQKLDKPGHQVPQDATLRLLGQDLRYVGRGGLKLEAALTHWNIDLSGRHCVDVGASTGGFTDCMLQHGAAQVIAIDTGHGQIAQKLRSDPRVTLMERTNARHLQPGDLPAGISFLAMDVSFISAAMVLPAVIATCPQLSEAVVLVKPQFEAGREYVGKGGIVRDPEVHSMATEKVRRCLEKLGGQRIDQIESPILGAEGNKEFLLYAQFGHR from the coding sequence ATGAAAATGCGTCTGGACAAACTCCTGGTCGAACGCAATCTGGCACCCACCAGGGAACGCGCACAAGCCATGATCCTGGCCGGGCGCGTGCTCGTCAATGAGCAGAAGCTCGACAAGCCTGGACACCAGGTACCACAGGACGCCACACTTCGTCTTCTGGGCCAGGACCTGCGCTACGTGGGCCGCGGCGGATTGAAGCTCGAAGCCGCATTGACGCACTGGAACATTGACCTGTCGGGCCGTCATTGCGTGGACGTAGGTGCATCTACAGGCGGTTTCACAGACTGCATGTTGCAGCATGGCGCCGCTCAGGTCATCGCCATCGACACTGGCCACGGCCAGATTGCGCAGAAGCTGCGCTCAGACCCTCGCGTCACTCTGATGGAGCGGACCAATGCCCGCCATCTGCAACCCGGAGACCTCCCTGCTGGTATCAGCTTTCTGGCCATGGACGTTTCCTTCATCTCAGCAGCCATGGTCCTGCCAGCCGTCATTGCAACCTGCCCGCAACTGAGCGAAGCGGTTGTACTGGTCAAGCCCCAGTTCGAGGCAGGACGCGAATATGTTGGCAAAGGAGGCATCGTGCGCGACCCCGAAGTACACTCGATGGCTACGGAAAAAGTACGTCGTTGCCTGGAGAAGCTTGGCGGCCAGAGGATTGACCAGATTGAGTCGCCGATTCTGGGCGCGGAGGGGAACAAAGAATTTCTTTTGTACGCGCAGTTTGGTCATCGATGA
- a CDS encoding Mrp/NBP35 family ATP-binding protein: MAHPHAAAPTPTSIPGVANIVAIGSGKGGVGKTTVAVNTAIALAKLGFKVGLIDADVYGPNVPTMLGTGQQPRVLSNNMIEPNTAHGIKAISIGFISPGDKPMVMRGPMLHQIIRQFLQQVEWGDLDFLLVDLPPGTGDAVISLVQTVPLTGAVVVSTPSDVALQDARKALEMFHQVNVEVLGIVENMSHFICPHCHQEIDIFSKGGAEHTARQFHVPFLGAVELDPEIRMGGDRGLPVALLGEHSPKAKSFYAVARQIADRAKAQAAKNENILEIH, encoded by the coding sequence ATGGCACATCCTCATGCAGCAGCGCCCACCCCCACCTCGATTCCCGGAGTTGCAAATATTGTTGCCATTGGATCCGGAAAAGGCGGGGTAGGGAAGACCACGGTTGCCGTCAATACCGCCATTGCGCTGGCGAAGCTGGGATTTAAGGTGGGGCTGATTGACGCAGATGTGTACGGTCCCAATGTGCCGACGATGCTTGGTACAGGACAACAGCCGCGTGTACTTTCCAATAACATGATTGAGCCAAACACGGCCCATGGCATCAAAGCAATCTCCATTGGCTTTATTTCTCCAGGAGACAAACCGATGGTCATGCGTGGGCCCATGCTGCATCAGATCATTCGGCAGTTTTTGCAGCAGGTGGAGTGGGGAGATCTGGATTTTCTTCTGGTAGACCTGCCTCCGGGGACCGGCGACGCTGTCATTTCTCTTGTGCAGACAGTGCCTCTGACCGGTGCCGTTGTCGTTTCCACGCCGTCGGATGTTGCTCTGCAGGACGCGCGCAAGGCGCTGGAAATGTTTCACCAGGTAAATGTCGAAGTATTGGGAATTGTGGAAAATATGAGCCACTTCATTTGTCCACATTGTCACCAGGAAATCGACATTTTCTCGAAGGGAGGGGCCGAGCACACTGCCAGACAGTTCCATGTTCCCTTCCTGGGAGCGGTGGAGCTGGATCCGGAGATCAGGATGGGCGGCGATCGAGGTCTACCGGTTGCGTTACTGGGAGAGCATTCGCCCAAGGCGAAAAGTTTTTATGCTGTGGCCCGTCAGATTGCGGACCGGGCCAAAGCACAGGCTGCCAAAAACGAAAATATTCTGGAAATCCATTGA
- a CDS encoding tetratricopeptide repeat protein, whose amino-acid sequence MDKIATLKEILAQDPTNAFARYGLAMEYASQGEIDAALSEFARLLADHPDYTAGYFMAAQTLARVGRKEEAKSRLKEGIASAIRTSNQHARNEMQAMLDELEMDL is encoded by the coding sequence ATGGACAAAATCGCCACACTGAAAGAAATTCTTGCGCAAGATCCAACCAATGCCTTTGCTCGCTATGGTCTCGCTATGGAGTATGCCAGCCAGGGCGAGATAGACGCTGCTCTCTCTGAATTTGCACGGCTGCTTGCCGACCATCCTGATTACACAGCCGGCTATTTCATGGCCGCGCAGACCCTGGCCAGGGTCGGACGGAAGGAGGAGGCAAAATCTCGTCTGAAAGAAGGCATCGCTTCTGCCATCCGCACCAGCAATCAACATGCGCGCAATGAGATGCAGGCCATGCTCGATGAATTGGAAATGGACCTGTAA
- a CDS encoding LON peptidase substrate-binding domain-containing protein, translating into MKVPLFPLHVVLFPGTPLPLHIFEERYKEMIGECLAQGSGFGVVRAQREGLSVVGCMASIVRVLHQYSDGRMDILCQGGERFEIEHLDNSRTFLQAEVDFFADDDGCESTKHLREECLALHFEVLELAGMEQPQIHFDLGGPIAFQLAAALPADLGFKQQLLALRSDTKRTELLCEFYKTMLPKLRAGAHATRTAAGNGRIM; encoded by the coding sequence ATGAAGGTTCCCTTGTTCCCTCTTCATGTCGTATTGTTTCCGGGAACGCCGCTGCCGCTCCACATCTTTGAAGAGCGCTATAAGGAGATGATCGGCGAGTGCCTCGCCCAGGGCAGCGGCTTCGGCGTAGTACGTGCGCAGCGCGAAGGTCTTTCTGTCGTGGGTTGCATGGCCTCAATTGTGCGTGTTCTGCATCAATACAGTGATGGCCGCATGGACATCTTGTGCCAGGGCGGTGAACGCTTTGAGATTGAACATCTCGACAACTCCCGGACCTTTCTGCAGGCTGAAGTCGATTTCTTTGCTGATGACGATGGATGCGAATCCACAAAGCATCTTCGGGAAGAGTGTCTTGCGCTGCATTTTGAAGTCCTCGAACTGGCCGGAATGGAACAGCCGCAGATCCACTTCGACCTGGGTGGGCCGATCGCGTTCCAGCTTGCTGCCGCCTTGCCCGCAGACCTGGGCTTTAAACAACAACTGCTCGCCCTGCGTTCTGACACAAAACGTACTGAGCTCCTCTGTGAGTTTTACAAAACCATGCTGCCCAAGCTTCGCGCTGGGGCCCATGCCACTCGCACTGCCGCTGGAAACGGCCGCATCATGTGA
- a CDS encoding MFS transporter, with protein MADQPPSTQPLGSGAVAFLSRDFRLYQLARVLVIIGAEAQTLAIAWLVYQITNSALYLGYTGLTLFLPGLLFVLPAGHVSDRFDRRQVIIVCYTLQIFCTLTLFFFAWHGLHRVWPIYTVLFLIGTGRAFSGPASSALIPHLVPKEHFVNAVTWGATMFQIANVVGPSLGGILYTLPLHHRIAGAAAVFLFTLVTLVVFVALMFSLRVRPGRMEHRAVSREVLLAGLRYVWKTQLLLGSISLDMFAVLLGGATALMPIFAKEVLHTGPRGLGLLRAAPAVGALTVSMWLTWKPIQRRAGARMLFCVGIFGAATIVFGASRNLWLSLAALFVVGASDMVSVVIRSSILQLATPPEMRGRVSAVNSLFIGASNELGEFESGLTASWWGAVRAVIYGGIGSLAITGLWSVFFPSLRQANQLTAESLLQVEQEEAAQQVRQL; from the coding sequence ATGGCAGACCAGCCTCCAAGTACCCAGCCTCTCGGCTCCGGGGCCGTTGCATTTTTGTCCCGCGATTTTCGGCTTTACCAGCTTGCGCGTGTGCTCGTCATTATTGGTGCAGAGGCGCAGACGCTGGCCATTGCTTGGTTGGTTTACCAGATTACGAACAGCGCCTTATATCTGGGATACACGGGCCTGACATTGTTTCTGCCCGGCCTTCTCTTTGTTTTACCTGCCGGGCACGTCTCTGACCGCTTTGACCGGCGGCAGGTCATTATCGTCTGTTACACACTCCAGATCTTCTGTACGCTTACTTTGTTTTTTTTCGCCTGGCATGGGCTGCACCGGGTGTGGCCCATCTACACGGTACTGTTCCTCATCGGGACGGGACGCGCCTTCAGTGGTCCGGCAAGCTCGGCGCTGATTCCGCACCTGGTACCGAAGGAACATTTTGTGAATGCGGTCACCTGGGGAGCAACCATGTTTCAGATTGCGAATGTAGTTGGTCCCTCGCTTGGCGGCATTCTTTATACATTGCCATTGCATCATCGGATTGCGGGTGCGGCCGCCGTATTTCTATTCACGCTGGTCACTCTGGTCGTATTTGTTGCCCTCATGTTTTCTCTGCGCGTGCGGCCCGGGCGGATGGAGCATCGCGCTGTATCCAGAGAGGTGCTGCTGGCCGGACTGCGCTACGTATGGAAGACACAGCTTCTGCTGGGGTCCATTTCGCTGGACATGTTTGCCGTATTGTTGGGTGGGGCTACGGCGCTGATGCCGATCTTTGCCAAAGAGGTGCTCCACACCGGTCCGAGGGGCCTTGGTCTGCTCCGTGCCGCTCCGGCAGTGGGGGCATTGACTGTTTCGATGTGGCTAACGTGGAAGCCGATCCAGCGGCGTGCCGGTGCGAGGATGCTCTTCTGCGTAGGTATTTTTGGAGCGGCCACTATCGTTTTTGGAGCATCCAGAAACCTATGGCTCTCGCTGGCAGCGCTGTTCGTTGTAGGCGCGTCTGATATGGTCAGTGTTGTTATCCGGTCGTCCATCCTGCAACTGGCTACTCCGCCCGAGATGCGAGGGAGGGTCAGCGCCGTCAACTCCTTGTTTATTGGCGCATCAAATGAACTGGGCGAGTTCGAAAGCGGATTAACGGCGTCCTGGTGGGGGGCCGTCCGGGCCGTGATCTATGGCGGCATTGGCTCGCTGGCGATTACGGGCCTGTGGAGCGTCTTTTTTCCCAGTCTGAGGCAGGCCAACCAGCTCACGGCGGAATCGCTGCTGCAAGTGGAGCAAGAAGAGGCGGCGCAACAGGTGCGTCAGCTCTAG
- the thrC gene encoding threonine synthase has translation MASSYELCCRECGKRYANAPLSICDECFSPLEVQVDLDAAKKTVTRETIAQGPTNMWRYQALLPVAENYLPQTPAGWTPLLKAPRLAKRIGAKNLYIKNDAVCLPTLSFKDRVVAVALAAAQDFGFDTVGCSSTGNLANAVAAQAARLGLKTYILVPADLEAAKILNTQVYGANLIRIDGNYDHVNRLCSQIADRFHWGFVNVNLRPYYAEGSKTVGYEIAEQLGWRLPDNVVVPMAGGSLITKIRKAFKELVLLGLVEDKPVRFFGAQATGCSPIAKAVKSGADHIDPQRPSTIARSLAIGNPADGVYAARAIRESGGWAEDVSDVEIVSAIQELAETEGVFTETAGGVTTAVTARLYAHGRIQPDEVTVSCITGNGLKTTDVLHGAYEQGQAIRPRLTDFENYINEIKELNELVTGGIDVR, from the coding sequence ATGGCTTCATCTTACGAGTTATGTTGTCGGGAGTGCGGCAAGCGATATGCGAACGCGCCGCTCTCCATCTGTGACGAGTGTTTCTCGCCGCTGGAAGTACAGGTTGATCTCGATGCCGCAAAAAAGACGGTGACTCGGGAAACGATTGCGCAGGGTCCCACCAATATGTGGCGCTATCAGGCCCTGCTGCCGGTCGCAGAAAATTACCTCCCTCAGACGCCTGCGGGTTGGACACCTCTGTTGAAGGCCCCGCGTCTGGCCAAGAGAATTGGCGCAAAAAATCTGTACATCAAGAACGACGCAGTATGCCTGCCTACACTCAGTTTTAAGGACCGCGTAGTGGCCGTGGCCCTTGCCGCGGCGCAGGACTTCGGCTTTGACACCGTCGGCTGCTCCTCGACTGGCAACCTCGCCAACGCCGTGGCCGCCCAGGCGGCGCGTCTCGGCCTGAAGACCTACATTCTTGTTCCGGCCGACCTTGAAGCGGCAAAGATCCTTAATACCCAGGTTTACGGTGCGAACCTCATCCGCATAGACGGCAATTATGATCACGTAAACCGCCTCTGCTCGCAGATTGCCGACCGCTTCCACTGGGGTTTTGTAAACGTCAACCTTCGCCCCTACTACGCGGAAGGATCAAAGACCGTCGGCTACGAGATCGCCGAGCAGCTTGGCTGGCGCCTGCCCGACAACGTCGTCGTTCCCATGGCCGGAGGATCGCTCATCACCAAGATCCGCAAAGCATTCAAAGAACTCGTTCTCCTCGGCCTCGTAGAAGACAAGCCTGTGCGCTTCTTTGGAGCGCAGGCCACCGGCTGCTCGCCGATTGCAAAAGCCGTGAAATCCGGCGCCGACCACATTGATCCGCAGCGGCCCTCGACGATTGCGCGCTCACTGGCCATCGGCAATCCCGCAGACGGTGTCTATGCCGCGCGCGCCATCCGCGAGAGCGGCGGCTGGGCTGAAGATGTCTCCGACGTAGAAATTGTCTCCGCCATCCAGGAACTTGCAGAAACCGAAGGCGTCTTTACAGAAACCGCTGGCGGCGTTACCACTGCCGTCACTGCACGCCTTTACGCACATGGCCGAATTCAGCCCGATGAGGTGACGGTAAGCTGCATCACCGGAAACGGCCTGAAGACGACCGACGTTCTGCATGGCGCCTATGAGCAGGGGCAGGCCATTCGCCCGCGTCTGACCGATTTTGAAAACTACATCAACGAAATCAAGGAACTAAACGAGCTGGTAACAGGAGGCATCGATGTCCGTTAG
- a CDS encoding NAD-dependent epimerase/dehydratase family protein: protein MKRIVIFGGTGFIGTHTALRLLRSSTAEQILLVDVAPPRVASYTTELQQGLANNRVRFLQHDIRQPFSLPDFSPDVIFNFAAVHREPGHQPHEYYETNLKGAAHVCAYAEATGCQRLVFTSSISPYGPTEESRDEDSLPVPETPYGGSKLVAEKIHIAWQVAAPGRKLLIVRPGVVFGPGEGGNVTRLVRSLVKGYFVYMGNRETRKAGGYVKELVNVFLFGLDALEQHHTGQLLLNFSMFPTPALQEYVSAICKSAGIRRRPFSVPRKLLLGISYPIEGVASIFGIKQPISPTRVRKLYRSTNIEARRLQEMGYRYQYTIEEAFADWRRDKPEDFLR, encoded by the coding sequence TTGAAACGAATTGTTATTTTTGGTGGCACAGGATTTATCGGGACCCACACTGCGCTCCGTCTTCTGCGCAGCTCCACAGCTGAACAAATTCTCCTTGTGGACGTTGCACCGCCGCGTGTGGCCTCTTACACCACAGAGCTACAGCAGGGACTTGCAAACAACAGGGTCAGGTTTCTTCAGCATGATATCCGGCAGCCATTTTCTTTACCGGATTTTTCTCCGGACGTCATCTTTAACTTCGCCGCTGTCCATCGTGAACCGGGCCACCAGCCCCATGAATACTATGAAACCAATCTGAAGGGTGCTGCTCACGTCTGCGCATATGCAGAGGCCACGGGCTGCCAGCGCCTGGTCTTTACCAGCTCTATTTCTCCCTATGGCCCCACTGAAGAAAGCAGGGACGAAGACTCTCTTCCTGTGCCGGAAACTCCTTACGGTGGATCGAAGCTTGTGGCTGAAAAGATACACATTGCCTGGCAGGTTGCAGCCCCCGGAAGAAAACTCTTGATTGTGCGGCCAGGAGTTGTATTTGGGCCAGGAGAGGGTGGAAATGTCACCCGGCTGGTACGAAGCCTGGTGAAGGGTTATTTCGTATACATGGGAAACCGTGAAACCCGCAAAGCCGGAGGATACGTCAAAGAGCTGGTCAATGTCTTCCTCTTCGGCCTGGATGCTCTGGAGCAGCACCATACAGGACAACTGCTGCTGAATTTCTCGATGTTTCCTACTCCAGCGCTCCAGGAATACGTCAGTGCTATATGCAAAAGTGCGGGTATCCGGCGTAGGCCCTTCTCAGTACCTCGCAAGCTCCTTCTTGGCATTTCGTATCCGATCGAGGGAGTGGCCAGCATCTTCGGAATCAAACAGCCAATCTCCCCGACGCGCGTGAGAAAACTTTACCGCTCTACCAACATTGAAGCACGCCGCCTGCAGGAAATGGGATACCGTTACCAGTACACCATCGAAGAGGCATTCGCTGACTGGCGTAGGGACAAACCCGAAGACTTCCTCCGGTAG